The genomic DNA GCGACGATCCGAAGAGTCTTCCGGCTGGCCAAACGAGCTGTGCTGGAACTCGACGCCGACATCAGCATCGTGATTGAGCCGCGGATGACCGGTCTGCTGCTGGTTTCCGATCCGCCCACAACGCAGCACCGGCGCGTCTGCTGGCATTTGCGGCCGAAAAGCGGGCTGCGGAATTCGTTCGAATTCTGGGATCGACGGGGTCTGGGAACAGTGCGTTTGCTCGACACCCAACAAATGGATCACCTTCGAAGTCGGCTGGGACCGGACGCCATGCAAATCGAACCGGCTGACTGGAAGCGACAACTCGCCGGAACGTCTCGGCACATCAAGGTCGCGCTGCTCGATCAATCGCTCGTCGCGGGAATTGGCAATCTCTATGCCAGCGAAATCCTGCATATGGCCGGGATTTCGCCGTTCAAACGATCGAATCTGCTGCCACCGAACGCACTGCGTCGACTGGCCGACGCGACGCAGGCTGTGTTGTCAGATGCCATTCTGCACGAAGGCTCGACGCTCAGTGACGGCACCTACCGAAACGCTCTGAACAAGGACGGTGGCTATCAGAATTACCACCGTGTTTACGACAGGGAAGGCCAGGTCTGTTCGTGCTGCGAACGAGGAATCATTCGCCGCGCCGTTCAGGCTCAGCGTTCAACGTTCTACTGCCCGATCTGTCAGCGTACGCCCCGCAAGACGTGACGCGGTGCCGGGACCTGCTCCAGTCCGGCAAGTGACTTCATCGCGAATCCGGCCGACGGTGATACAGCGATTTCGGGCACTTCAGCGCGAACGATTTCGCCGCTCTCGCTCGGTGCTCTCACTCACCGCACGGTCCGCAGCCGAAGCACGGACCGGTGCCGCCACACGACTTGCACGTCGGCAGTTGGCAGGTTTCGACCGTCCATTCAACGACCTGCTTTTCCTTTTCCGAACTGACCG from Planctomycetaceae bacterium includes the following:
- a CDS encoding DNA-formamidopyrimidine glycosylase family protein — protein: MPELPEVETMVRGIRPHAEGRTILDVEFCRCPRRPIEIIPRRAAFRSRVRGATIRRVFRLAKRAVLELDADISIVIEPRMTGLLLVSDPPTTQHRRVCWHLRPKSGLRNSFEFWDRRGLGTVRLLDTQQMDHLRSRLGPDAMQIEPADWKRQLAGTSRHIKVALLDQSLVAGIGNLYASEILHMAGISPFKRSNLLPPNALRRLADATQAVLSDAILHEGSTLSDGTYRNALNKDGGYQNYHRVYDREGQVCSCCERGIIRRAVQAQRSTFYCPICQRTPRKT